Genomic DNA from Roseimicrobium gellanilyticum:
TCCTCCAGCAGCGGACGTTGTACGTACACTTCTAGAATCATGAGGGAGCCTGCAGGCACATCCTTCGTAGCGGCCTGCATGCGCTCTTCATAGTCCACGTCGTAGTGATTGAATTGCGCGCGGTCCAGATAGTAGTGCTGGCCGGAGGTCTTCTTGTAGTAGGTGGTGTAGTCGTTCCATGCTGCCGCCTTGTCCGTGTGCGCCTTCACGATGAGGTTGCGCCAGCGTTCCGGGTTGAGTGAAAGCTGGGACACGGGCATGGCCGTGTCTGGTGCGGAGGGCTTGTAGCAGGAGAAGACGCCCTCCATCAGGAAGTTGTCGGACTTCTCATCCGGGCAGAACTGGAAGTCGCCCAGCACAAAGCCATCGCGAATGCGCTCTTCGATGCGTTGCGTGACTCCCGTGATGGGCATCACCTCCACCACGCGCTCCAGCTTCAGACGCGGGCGCAGGCGAATCTCAACCTCTGTGATCACGCCGAAAAGCCCGTACCCTCCCACCACCAGGCCGAACAGTTCCGGCTCCTGGGTGCGGCTGATCTTGCGCACCTTTGCTTCTGCATCCACGAGGGTGATGGATTCGATGTCCTGGATGAAGGGGCGCCAGAGCAGGCCACGACCATGGATATTCGTGGAGACGGCGCCACCAAGGGTGAGTTCATCCGCACCGGTCTGCTTCTGGGTGATGCTGAGGATGGGGTCTTTGCCGACTTGTGCCTTCTCCAGGGCATCCACGAGCGCGGGCCAGGTGATGCCGGCCTCCGCACGGGCGAGGCCGCGCTCCGCGTCGAGCGAGATGAATTTGCTCAGCCCTCGCATGTCCAGATGGAGCGAGTCCTTCGCCCATTGCTGCCCACCCATGGAGTGTCGCGCGCCGGAGATGCTGATGTTCTTCTTCTCCTCCTTAGCCCGCTTCACGGCGGCAATGACCTCGTCCGCAGTTGTGGGCTTCAGCACCTCCGCCACTGGGGTGGCGTTCAGACGCGAGTGTACGTCATTGAGGAGGAGTGGGGACGCCGGATCGGTGGAGAGCTGTTGGGACAGGAGTGGAGGACACACCTCCACAAATGTGAAGAAGGTCAACGCGAGCGCGGGAGTGCACCACCTTGGAGAAATCATGCGGCTTATGAAAGCGTGTCCCGCCCGGCTGGCAAGGGGCGTGTGGGAGGCCGGGAAAATCGCAAAGCAGCAGAGAAGCCAAGGGAACAAGGTCCCCTGGCCGGACAGCGGTGGCAGGTTTTCTTATCCGCCTTGGAAAAGAATTTTCACCCAAATGTCGAAACGTCTCCGCCTGACTCGTCATCGGGGTGAAAAGCGGGATTCCCACCTGCGGTCAAACATCGCAAAATCCCCCTGCCAAACTCAATTCAGCCACCCATCCCATGAAATACGCACTACTCGTTCATCATCCCAAGGAGTACTTCGAAAAACGCAATGACGCCGAAGCCATCGCAGCTGGCAGGGCCTATGGCGAGGCATTGCAAGCGGCAGGTGTTCTCGTTGGTGGGGCTGGCTTGGAGGGGCCGCTGACGGCTACCACGGTGTCTGTCCGCGACGGGAAGCGGCAGGTGCATGACGGCCCCTATGCGGAGACCAAGGAGTACCTCGCCGGGATTGGTATCATTGATGTGCCGGACCTGGATGTCGCTTTGGAGTGGGCGGCCCGTCATCCTGCGGCGGCTGTTACCTCCATCGAGGTGCGTCCCCTTCTGGGTGGGCACTTCTCCACGAGTGCAAAGAAGGACTCCTGATGAGTGAGTCCGCGGCACATGCGGCCATCGAGAGTGTGGTGCGAGGTTCATACGGGCGGCTTGTCGCCTACCTCGCGGCACGCTCGGGGGATGTCGCAGGAGCGCAGGATGCGCTCAGTGAGGCCTTCGTCTCCGCACTCCAGCACTGGCCCAGCGATGGCGTGCCGGAGAAGCCGGAGGCATGGCTGCTGCACGTTGCGCGCAATCGCACTATCGACACCGCGCGTCGTCGACAGGTGAAGCAAGCCTTCGAGGAGACCTTGCGGCTCGCGGCTGAGGAAGCACAACGAGCGGAGGTTTCGCGAGAAGAGTTCCCGGACGAGCGGCTGAAGCTGCTCTTCGTGTGTGCACACCCGGCCATTGATGTGGCAGCGCGCACACCGCTCATGCTGCAGACCGTGCTGGGCGTGGATGCGGCGCGCATCGCCTCTGCCTTCCTTGTATCACCCACTGCCATGGGACAGCGTCTCGTACGTGCGAAGAACAAAATCCGCGCCGCCGGCATCCCCTTCACCGTGCCGGAGCCGCCCGAGTGGGATGAGCGTGTGTCCTTCGTGCTGGATGCGATCTACTCCGCCTACACCACGGGATGGGACAGCCTGAATGAAAGTGGAACCACACACCAGGCACTCACGGAGGAGGCCATCGCCATGGGACGCATGCTGGTACAGCTCATGCCCACGGAGCCTGAGGCTCGTGGCCTGCTCGCGCTGATGCTGCACTGTGAAGCGCGGCGTGAGGCACGCTTCACCAATGAGGGTGTCTTCGTGCCGCTGGATGAGCAGGACGCCAGGCGATGGTCACGCGCGATGATGGAGGAAGCTGAGCAACACCTGAGATATGCCTCCACCTGCAAGCGCGTGGGACGTTATCAACTGGAGGCCGCCATCCAGTCCATCCATGCGGACCGCGCGGTGAGTGGCCTCATTGATTGGAAAGAGATCCTGCTGCTCTATGAGGGTCTCGTGAAAATCGCGCCGACCATCGGCTCTCAGGTGGGGCGTGCTGTGGCCATGGCGCAAGCGGGCGATGCTGCGTCGGGATTCGCCGCGCTGGAGGCCGTGCCCCGCGAGCGCGTGGCCGACTACCAGCCTTACTGGGCTGCACGCGGGCACCTTCTGCACCTGCTGGGTCGAACCGGAGAAGCTCGCAAAGCCTTCACGCGCGCGGCGAGCCTCACCGATGACCCCGCCCTGCGCGCCCACCTCTTCAATCGATCCGAACATCTTCCCTCCACATGAACAAGGTCCTCCATCTGCTCTCCAGTGTGAATACCCACAGCTCCACCAGTCGGGAAATCGGTGGACTTCTGGTGGAAAAGCTCAAACTCGCGCAGCCCGCGGCCTCCTTCATCCAGCGTGATCTTACGGTGCATGCACCGCCGCACATCAGCCCGGAATTCTTGTTTTCACTGGGGACTCCTGAAGCGGAGGTGCTTGCCGCTTCGCGTGAATACCTCACTGAATTGAAGGACGCGGACCTGCTCGTGATAGAAGCGGCGATGTACAACTTCACCATTCCTTCCACGCTCAAAGCGTGGTTCGACCACATCGTGCGAGCAGGCCACACATTTCAGATGACCGCCAATGGTCCGGAAGGATTGTTGAAGAACACGAAAGCCATCCTCGTGCTGGGCAGCGGCTGGATTTATTCGGAAGGCCCTGCGAAAGCCAGGGATCACCAGGAGCCATATCTGCGCACCATCCTCGGTTACATCGGCATCACGGACGTGGAGACCATCCGCATCGAAGGAACTGCCTTGGGTGAGGAACTGAAACAATCCGCCCTCCAGCGTGCCCGCGCGAGAGTGGCGGAGGTGGTGGAGACATATGATGTGCGCACGTGAGAGCGAGAGCATTTTCATTAAAACTGTAGCCTTAGATGAGGAGAATAAAGGCGTATTCGTCCCGGAGGGACGCTGGGTGGTAGCCGGTGGTGAAGGCATGTAAGCAGGCCGGGAACCACCGGATCATGGATGTCAAAGCTACTCCGTCCCGGATGGGACGGCGGAAGAAGCTGCCATGGTCTCTTCCTCGTGCCGGGAGTCTATAATACTCTTCCGGCGTCCCATCCGGGACGCAAGAACGTTTGGTGCGTAGATCCGGTGGTTGCGGTCGCTGAAGCTCCCTACACCACCGGCTACCATCCAGCGTCCCTTCGGGACGAGCTGCCATAGCTCAATTCGAGCTGGCTATAGCTTTATTCAAAATGCTCGAGAATACGCCTCACACTCGAATTGCGATGGGAATGGTAAAGTAGTCGGTCAGGCGCTCGATGTGCCTGACATCCGGAGGATGATAGTAGAGTCCTGCAGCGCCGGTCCCATGCGGAGCAACCGGAGTGCAGGAGAGGCGATGACCATCAGACATGAGGATGGTAGTGCTTTCATAGTAGCCGAACTCTTCATCGAAAGGCCCGCAAAGAACTTGTGCAATATGAGGCTTCGTGAGTCTGTCGACGGTGTCGTCTTCGACGTCGGGTTGCCGGACAAACCATTGCAGCCCGAACCAGCCTCGCTTCACACGGAACGAGGGAGTCGTGAGGCGGTGCGGCATGAGTTCAGCATCGGATGGAATATCCTCAGTGAGCCATTCGTGCCCGGCAAGAGGCAGGCAGAAGGAGAACCCATGATCGCAGGTGAAGTAGTGCTCACGAACGTCGAGCCCATCCTTGAGCGAGTACGTCTGGTGAATCTGCACCAGACGGGCGCCGATGATCATGTCGTGGGTAATCTGCATTCATGACCTTGATGTCTGCCAGCTGCTGAGTCATCTGAGGCTCGGCTCATTTTCCACCCGAGTGAGCGGTGCTCCTGAAGATCTGCCTAGGCAAAAGACAGGATGCGGTCACTGATGCGTACGGTGGCCGCCCATGCCGTGCGACGGTTGTTGCTGGCGGTCGACGCCGCCGCGAGTCCACCCGATGGTGTCACGCACGCTCCGAGATGGTCTCTGTTCTTCCGAGGGACTCGATGATAAGAGTGAAGAGCTCGATGACGATGACGATGACGACGATGATGGTGATGGGCTCGGTGGTGAGTGCGAAGAACTGGACACCGAACGTGAAGGGTCTTCCAGTTGAGGCATCTCCTCCAGTCCCTCATCAAGCCCGAGCCGGTGTTTGCGCATCACGTTCACACTGCGCTCCACGGCAGTGGCCACTGTCTGGATGGCCTGATCCGGCGTGACGTTTGGCTTGCCGCCCTGGGGCTGGCCAAAGGCAGCGAGATTCACCTCGCCGCCTTCGTAGGATGCGGGTGGCAATCCCTTGCTCTGCAGGATGGAGTCCACCACCAGACGGCAGGTGCGGCCATTGGCATCGTCAAAAGGATGGATGCTCACCAGCTTCTGATACGAGAGACCTGCGAGCTCGATGGGATCGCGATGCTGGTTGGCCTCAAACCATCGTGTGAACTCCTCCATCATCTGCGGCACATGCTCGGGGTAGGGGTATTGCGAGCCGCCGCCGGCAGTTTCCGTCTTGGCGCGGAATTCACCCGCCACACCATCATTCGCAGGCATGTTCTGGTTGAGGATGCGATTGAGCTCCTGAATCTGCTGGAGCGTGATGGGTTGGCCGGAGCGCGCTATCTCCGTGGCGCGCTGGGATGCCTCAAGCCAGTTGCGTGTGGCCTGGTCGGCGCCGCCTGCCTTTTCCCCACCACCGCTCTTTCCCTGGATGGTGTCTGAGCTGCCCATGCGGATGCGGTTGATTTCATCCTGGGCACTCTGAAAGGCTTCCGGCCCCATCTTCTCCAGGAGCGACTGGTGACGGGCTTGGAGTTTGCCCGTCTTCTCCCTCACTTGCATCAGTGTGTGAGCGTCCGGTTCCCTTGCGAGGACGGCGGTCGCGTCCTCCCGGATGAATTGCCCCATCATCCGGCGCGAGCGGATCGCATTCTCCACGGATTGGAGGTTGTCCTGATACTCGCGATGTTCCGGTGGGACGACGAGCACATCAAATCCCGGGCTCTGTCTCGTGTAAATCTCTGACTGCAGCTCGCCCTTGATGGCAAGCGCAGCTTCGCGCGACTCGGGCATCACATTCATGGCTGCGAAGCCATCCGCCAGGCCCTGAATCCGGAGTAGCTGTGCGATCTTCTCAGGATTCGGGGCGCCGGAGTTGGCGGAAAGGTTGCGCAGGGAGCCTAGGTCATGGGTGATGTCCCGCTCCAATCTGGCAATGACTGCACCGAGCCTTGCCGCATGCGTACCATCGGGTGGCAGGCCCTCCAGCTTCGCGCGATGCTCGAGCAGGACGCCTACCTGGGCGGAGGTATACCCGAACTTGTCTGCGTAGTTCTTGGGCGTATGCTCGGGAAGGTTCCGGATGTCCTGGCTGAGCTTCAGGTTGAACTCCGCAGTTTCGAGGAGCGCCTTTTGGGTTTCGCTGAGTTCGGGCATGAAATTCGTGGGGTTGAGATGGAGGAAGGACCTGAAGAGGTGTTCCCTCCCTGCTGTGTGAATGGCGCACCCTGGAGGATCCCGGAACGCACCTGCCACCTGCGAAATGCCGGAGGCTGAGTGGCCAGAGGTTGCCCCCATGTGTGGCTCAATCATCCCCGCACGTCGAGGGCCATGGGCTCGCGTGGGGAAATTTGAAGCGCGGTTCAAGTCTGGTCCGCGCGGTGATGGTGTGAATGCTTTACTTCATTCCCGCCATCTTCTCTTCTGCTGCCTTCTTGAATCGGGGCTCGGTGGTTGCGTCATTCGCGATGGATTGGTAGGTGGCCATGGCATCCACCTTTCTGCCGGCGGCGAGTTGCGTATCACCAATGGCAAGCTGGGTGGTGGTGCGCAGAATGCCGGGTGCTTTTTCGAGTTGAATGATGCGGAGCGTCTTCAGCGCATCATCAAACTGTCCGCGCTGCGTCTGGATGCGGGCGATGCCATGCAGGGCGGCGTACTGATCTGACGAGCCAATCTGCGCCACGCCGTCCACGATGGTGTGATAGGATGTGAGAGCGCCATCCGCATCCTTCAGGTTCGTCTCTCGGTTCTGGCCCTGGATGAGGAGCGCGGCATCCCGGACGCGCTTGTCGGCAATCCACTGCAGGGCGTTGCTGAGATCGGACTCGGCTTCCTTCGCCTGTTTCGTGACGGCATGGGCACGACCGCGGGCGAGGTAGCCGTCACCACGCTTCCAGAAGGGCCACTTCGTGATGTCCTCACCGGCGTATTCGGCAATGACCTGCGGCGCTTTCGCCTGATTCAGAAGATGCCGCATACGCACGGACTTCTTCACGGCGTCAACGGGAATGGAGGCGGTGATTTGGTCAGCTACATCGTACTTGCGCAACTGGCTGGCGGCTTGGGCAGCATTCTCCAGTGCATAGGATTTCTGCAGTGGCGTAGTGTCACCTTCCGCCGCCTTTTGATAAGCCTCCAGCGCCTGTTCGCGAGTCTTGTTCGTGTCGAGGTCAGAGGCCTTCCGCATGGCCGTGAGAAAATCCGCATCAGGCTCGGCGGCGTCGAACTGGAAGCTGTTGCCATTGTAGAAATGGGCGAACTTCATCGGATTGTGGAAGTGGTCTGCGCCTGTGGGGGAAAATGCGCTGTGTTCCTGTCCATCCTCCCGCACGCGCTGGCGGCAGAAGTTCACAAACCATGGCAAGCTCCGTGTAGGTTTCTGGCCGATGACCTGGTGAAGCGGATCGCTCTTGTCCTCCGTGATCGGGATGCGCATCTCGACGATCCACTGGCCATCACTCATGCTCGTGGCTGCCTCCACCTGGGAGTCCCAGGCGAGCCACGCATTTCGCGGTGCCTTGCGGTCGAGGTCCACCACGGCTCCGCTGGGGCTCACCGCGATCTGATAGTAGGAGTGGGAGTTCGTCTCCAGCAGGACTTCCACGCAATCCCCATACCACAGCGCCGCATCATCCTTCTTCGAGGTTCCGACTTGAGGTTTCGTTCCGGGCTCTTCCTCGCAGATGAAGGCGAGATACAAATCATTGCCGATGAGCGTGCCTTTCACGGTCGTGCCGAAGGTGGGCAGTCTCCCTGTCTGCAACTCGCGGAGACGACACGTGGCGGAGGGGAATACTTTTGCCCACGGCTCATCATCGAGTTTCCCGTCGATGACAATCTTTCCGCGACCCTCACCCACGAGACGGAACACCGGTACCGGGCCGCGTTTCTTGCCGAGCTGTTCGCTCTTGTTGCGCAGGCCATTGAGGAAGGCATCCACCATACCCAGGCGGCGACTGAAGATGGAAGCGGGCTCCGCTTTCGCCTTCGCCGTGGCAAAGAGTGCGAGCGCGTGGTCCGCCTTCGTCTTGTCCTGTTCCATGTCCTGCCAGTTCTTTTCGCAGTAGTCGAAGAAGGCGAGCATTTCCTGCTCAGCTGGACCGTAGAAGAGCCGTACGTACTCGCGGAACATGGCGTCCACATCCTGCTGCGGGCCTCCCCAGTACATGCGCTGGGTGAAGTAGACCAGGTAGTGATTGAAGCCCGGGTCGGTCTTTTCGAAATCCTGGCGCATGCTCAGCCAGATATCCTCTCCCTGGAAGGTACCCTTGATCGCATTGATGCTGTTCCCCATGACATGTGGCGTGTATGCGGGCAGGTACCAGCCGCGCTCGGTCAGGGGATAGTTCTCGAAATTGATGAGCGGGTTCGCGGTCTTCGGCAGCCAGCTCTCCCGCAGCGCCTTGATTTCTGCCTGCTCCTCAGAGCGATTGTTTGCCGGGCGGCGGCCACCTACAATCGAGACCACCACATTCGGCTCCAGCTTTGCAATCTTCAGTGGAGGCAGTGTGTACGCGCCGTAGGCACAGTTCATCACTTTCCCTTCTGGATGTGTTTTGCGCACCTCCTTTGCCACGCGGTTCACGAAGTCCCACACATAGTCGGAGAGCAGTCCCTGGCCGCCGCGTTCCGGCGTGTCCTTCCCTTTGCACTTCTCGCACTGGCACATCGCACTGAAGCCATCCGGCGGCATCACGGAAATGGCCTCCAGCTTGTAGTGGTCGAGCTGGGCGCGGACGTAGCGCACCGTGTGCTGGAAGAGTTCCTCATTGGAGTAGCAGAGCTGGTTCAGCCGCTGGTCTGGTGCGGTGTGACGTTTGCCACCATAGAGTGCGAACCACTCCGGATACTTCTCAAAGATCTCCTTGCGATGCGTCATGTCATCCAGGCCGTGGGCCACCTGGATGCCGTAGGGATCACGCAGTCCCAGACGCATGGCCCACATCGCGACGTCCTCGCCAAAGACACCGAGGCGCACGTTGAAGCGGCGCAGGGGAAAGTCTGGGATCACGGTCTTGTCTACCTTGGGGAGAGGCAGTGTCTTGAGGGCGGGTATCACCTCGCCTATCTCGCCTGGAGCATACCAGCGGACGCCCAGATCCATCAGGTAGCCGCACACCGCATTGTAGGAGCCACGTTCATCGAAGCCCCACATCTCAAGGGCGGAAATGCTGGACGCATTTGCGGTGGTGCGCATGGCATCCGGCAGACCGGTGGTGCCAGGCAGGCGGAAGCGATTCTTGTACAGGCCGGCATGGGGCACGCCCCACAGCTCACCCATGATGGCGTCCCACTCGCGTTGCAACTTCCCGCTGGCAATCTCCGCGTTGCTCCTCGCAAAGGGTGCGATGGGGGTGAACTCGGTATCCCCACCGATGAGCACCAGCCAGCCATCACCCGACACGATGCGGTACGCTCCATCCTTCAGGCCATCGGTGAAAATTCTGAGCTTGTCCGTATGCGTACTGCGACCGACGAGAATCTTCGTTGTTTGCGACTGCGTCGTAGGTGAGGTCACAATGGGTACATGCGCCCCGGTGATCTTCTTCAGATGATCCTGCAACTCCTGCGCCGCGAGCCGCACCGGTCGCAGCGCATTCTCCGCGATGACAATCTCCGAGCGTGCCTGACCATTCTCCACGAGCGTGGCGGCAGATGATGTGGCGCAGGGCGCGAGCGATGCCGAGGCGAGAAGCAGTGCGGAAAGGAGGGCGCGTTTCATGAGCATGCGGAGCGGGCGTAGGTACGCGTGATCTGGTAGATGCCCTGTGGTAACGCGACAGCGACAGATCGCATTTCAGTTTTTTCGGCTGCCTCGTGAAGCGGTGTGGCACTGTGCCACTGGCACGTCTCAGGGCACATCGGTCCATGGGTGGGAAGGCCGGAGGCCCTTCGCACACCTGCGTCCGCCATGGCTTGCCCGCACGGGCTGACGTTCCACCTTCTCAAGGCGGCGATGCAGGACATGAAAGCCCGGCCTCGGAGCGTACCTCCCGGGAGTGATCAGCGTGTGAAGATATGGAGCAGCGTACCCACGCACAGAAGTGCACTGACAATTCCCGGGTATCCCACACAGCCGTAAAACGCCGCGCGATGGTAGATGCTGAGGGTGCGCCTGCTCCGGAGCCACCAGGCGGATGTCAGCAGGGCCATGGGAGCCAGTGTGA
This window encodes:
- a CDS encoding FAD-binding oxidoreductase, with product MISPRWCTPALALTFFTFVEVCPPLLSQQLSTDPASPLLLNDVHSRLNATPVAEVLKPTTADEVIAAVKRAKEEKKNISISGARHSMGGQQWAKDSLHLDMRGLSKFISLDAERGLARAEAGITWPALVDALEKAQVGKDPILSITQKQTGADELTLGGAVSTNIHGRGLLWRPFIQDIESITLVDAEAKVRKISRTQEPELFGLVVGGYGLFGVITEVEIRLRPRLKLERVVEVMPITGVTQRIEERIRDGFVLGDFQFCPDEKSDNFLMEGVFSCYKPSAPDTAMPVSQLSLNPERWRNLIVKAHTDKAAAWNDYTTYYKKTSGQHYYLDRAQFNHYDVDYEERMQAATKDVPAGSLMILEVYVQRPLLEDFMAANAEDFRKHNTNVIYGTVRFIKRDGESFLPWAKDDYACIVFNLRVTHTPEGVEKAKGEFRRLIDRAQARGGNFFLTYHRWATKEQMLKGYPQFPQFLKLKKHYDPEERFQSEWYRYWKGEFNKE
- a CDS encoding FMN-dependent NADH-azoreductase, whose product is MNKVLHLLSSVNTHSSTSREIGGLLVEKLKLAQPAASFIQRDLTVHAPPHISPEFLFSLGTPEAEVLAASREYLTELKDADLLVIEAAMYNFTIPSTLKAWFDHIVRAGHTFQMTANGPEGLLKNTKAILVLGSGWIYSEGPAKARDHQEPYLRTILGYIGITDVETIRIEGTALGEELKQSALQRARARVAEVVETYDVRT
- a CDS encoding Fic family protein yields the protein MPELSETQKALLETAEFNLKLSQDIRNLPEHTPKNYADKFGYTSAQVGVLLEHRAKLEGLPPDGTHAARLGAVIARLERDITHDLGSLRNLSANSGAPNPEKIAQLLRIQGLADGFAAMNVMPESREAALAIKGELQSEIYTRQSPGFDVLVVPPEHREYQDNLQSVENAIRSRRMMGQFIREDATAVLAREPDAHTLMQVREKTGKLQARHQSLLEKMGPEAFQSAQDEINRIRMGSSDTIQGKSGGGEKAGGADQATRNWLEASQRATEIARSGQPITLQQIQELNRILNQNMPANDGVAGEFRAKTETAGGGSQYPYPEHVPQMMEEFTRWFEANQHRDPIELAGLSYQKLVSIHPFDDANGRTCRLVVDSILQSKGLPPASYEGGEVNLAAFGQPQGGKPNVTPDQAIQTVATAVERSVNVMRKHRLGLDEGLEEMPQLEDPSRSVSSSSHSPPSPSPSSSSSSSSSSSSLLSSSPSEEQRPSRSVRDTIGWTRGGVDRQQQPSHGMGGHRTHQ
- a CDS encoding RNA polymerase sigma factor — translated: MSESAAHAAIESVVRGSYGRLVAYLAARSGDVAGAQDALSEAFVSALQHWPSDGVPEKPEAWLLHVARNRTIDTARRRQVKQAFEETLRLAAEEAQRAEVSREEFPDERLKLLFVCAHPAIDVAARTPLMLQTVLGVDAARIASAFLVSPTAMGQRLVRAKNKIRAAGIPFTVPEPPEWDERVSFVLDAIYSAYTTGWDSLNESGTTHQALTEEAIAMGRMLVQLMPTEPEARGLLALMLHCEARREARFTNEGVFVPLDEQDARRWSRAMMEEAEQHLRYASTCKRVGRYQLEAAIQSIHADRAVSGLIDWKEILLLYEGLVKIAPTIGSQVGRAVAMAQAGDAASGFAALEAVPRERVADYQPYWAARGHLLHLLGRTGEARKAFTRAASLTDDPALRAHLFNRSEHLPST
- a CDS encoding YciI family protein, with the translated sequence MKYALLVHHPKEYFEKRNDAEAIAAGRAYGEALQAAGVLVGGAGLEGPLTATTVSVRDGKRQVHDGPYAETKEYLAGIGIIDVPDLDVALEWAARHPAAAVTSIEVRPLLGGHFSTSAKKDS
- a CDS encoding DUF4838 domain-containing protein; this translates as MKRALLSALLLASASLAPCATSSAATLVENGQARSEIVIAENALRPVRLAAQELQDHLKKITGAHVPIVTSPTTQSQTTKILVGRSTHTDKLRIFTDGLKDGAYRIVSGDGWLVLIGGDTEFTPIAPFARSNAEIASGKLQREWDAIMGELWGVPHAGLYKNRFRLPGTTGLPDAMRTTANASSISALEMWGFDERGSYNAVCGYLMDLGVRWYAPGEIGEVIPALKTLPLPKVDKTVIPDFPLRRFNVRLGVFGEDVAMWAMRLGLRDPYGIQVAHGLDDMTHRKEIFEKYPEWFALYGGKRHTAPDQRLNQLCYSNEELFQHTVRYVRAQLDHYKLEAISVMPPDGFSAMCQCEKCKGKDTPERGGQGLLSDYVWDFVNRVAKEVRKTHPEGKVMNCAYGAYTLPPLKIAKLEPNVVVSIVGGRRPANNRSEEQAEIKALRESWLPKTANPLINFENYPLTERGWYLPAYTPHVMGNSINAIKGTFQGEDIWLSMRQDFEKTDPGFNHYLVYFTQRMYWGGPQQDVDAMFREYVRLFYGPAEQEMLAFFDYCEKNWQDMEQDKTKADHALALFATAKAKAEPASIFSRRLGMVDAFLNGLRNKSEQLGKKRGPVPVFRLVGEGRGKIVIDGKLDDEPWAKVFPSATCRLRELQTGRLPTFGTTVKGTLIGNDLYLAFICEEEPGTKPQVGTSKKDDAALWYGDCVEVLLETNSHSYYQIAVSPSGAVVDLDRKAPRNAWLAWDSQVEAATSMSDGQWIVEMRIPITEDKSDPLHQVIGQKPTRSLPWFVNFCRQRVREDGQEHSAFSPTGADHFHNPMKFAHFYNGNSFQFDAAEPDADFLTAMRKASDLDTNKTREQALEAYQKAAEGDTTPLQKSYALENAAQAASQLRKYDVADQITASIPVDAVKKSVRMRHLLNQAKAPQVIAEYAGEDITKWPFWKRGDGYLARGRAHAVTKQAKEAESDLSNALQWIADKRVRDAALLIQGQNRETNLKDADGALTSYHTIVDGVAQIGSSDQYAALHGIARIQTQRGQFDDALKTLRIIQLEKAPGILRTTTQLAIGDTQLAAGRKVDAMATYQSIANDATTEPRFKKAAEEKMAGMK